A genomic region of Kribbella sp. NBC_00382 contains the following coding sequences:
- a CDS encoding LacI family DNA-binding transcriptional regulator encodes MAGAETGRGERKATIRDVAARAGVSPSAVTIAVHDRPGVSATTKQRILKVADELGWRPNLTAATLSGRGIHTVGLAIARPARLLGLEPFYMEFLSGIESVLSARSCSLLLRLVEPDEEIEVHTQWWQSGRINGSILVDLGVDDARIPALSEIGLPAVAVGHPSLAGPFTAVWTDDAPAIKEAVRYLAALGHRTIGRVGGPPRLGHSMIRKAAFVEAIEELGLAGSSADADFSPDQGRRACRSLLLAPNRPTAIMFDNDIMAVAALNVADEFGLSVPGDLSILAWDDSQLCELTRPALSAMSHDVFAFGADVTHTLFDVMNGVEPPSHTCHIPALVPRASTAAPPS; translated from the coding sequence GTGGCAGGTGCGGAGACGGGGCGCGGAGAGCGCAAGGCGACCATCCGGGACGTTGCAGCGCGGGCCGGGGTGTCTCCGTCCGCAGTGACGATTGCCGTCCATGACCGTCCTGGCGTGTCGGCGACAACGAAACAGCGCATCCTGAAGGTGGCCGACGAACTCGGCTGGCGGCCGAACCTGACTGCCGCGACGCTGTCCGGACGCGGCATCCATACCGTCGGACTCGCGATCGCCCGGCCGGCCAGACTTCTCGGGCTCGAGCCGTTCTACATGGAGTTCCTGTCGGGGATCGAGAGCGTGCTGTCGGCGCGGTCCTGCTCACTCCTTCTGCGCCTGGTCGAGCCCGACGAGGAGATCGAGGTCCACACCCAGTGGTGGCAGAGCGGCCGCATCAACGGCAGCATCCTCGTGGATCTCGGGGTCGATGACGCACGTATCCCGGCCCTGTCGGAGATCGGTCTGCCCGCGGTCGCGGTGGGACATCCCTCACTGGCCGGCCCGTTCACCGCGGTCTGGACCGACGACGCCCCGGCGATCAAGGAGGCCGTCCGGTACCTCGCCGCTCTGGGCCACCGCACGATCGGCCGGGTCGGCGGCCCACCGAGGCTCGGGCACTCGATGATCCGCAAGGCCGCTTTCGTCGAAGCCATCGAGGAGCTAGGCCTGGCGGGCAGCAGCGCGGATGCGGACTTCTCCCCCGATCAGGGCCGGCGCGCCTGCCGCAGCCTGCTGCTCGCCCCCAACCGCCCGACAGCGATCATGTTCGACAACGACATCATGGCCGTGGCTGCCCTCAATGTCGCCGACGAGTTCGGCCTGTCCGTCCCCGGCGACCTCTCGATCCTCGCCTGGGACGACTCCCAACTCTGCGAGCTGACCCGTCCCGCCCTGTCCGCGATGAGCCACGACGTCTTCGCCTTCGGCGCCGACGTCACCCACACCCTCTTCGACGTGATGAACGGCGTCGAGCCGCCATCACACACCTGCCACATCCCCGCCCTGGTCCCCCGGGCCTCGACGGCGGCTCCGCCCTCCTGA